In Carya illinoinensis cultivar Pawnee chromosome 9, C.illinoinensisPawnee_v1, whole genome shotgun sequence, the following are encoded in one genomic region:
- the LOC122275194 gene encoding sigma factor binding protein 1, chloroplastic-like, whose translation MDNNLPISVHQRKAVKKTKSKKNMPIKVVYISNPMKVKTSASEFRALVQQLTGQDAEYPVPAKFLCTDNDVGGVQTVPGPVMKAGGDDYSPEAPVVDLGPEQTESSGYQFNPYDDDDDVFTPLQMIENLPAAGGSFFPSSVFYESPQVDVV comes from the coding sequence ATGGACAATAATCTACCAATCAGCGTGCACCAGAGAAAAGCTGTCAAAAAGACCAAATCCAAGAAGAATATGCCTATCAAGGTGGTGTATATCTCCAATCCCATGAAGGTCAAGACTAGTGCCTCCGAATTTAGGGCCTTGGTCCAACAGCTCACTGGCCAGGACGCCGAGTATCCGGTCCCCGCCAAGTTTTTATGCACAGATAACGATGTCGGCGGTGTTCAAACGGTTCCTGGTCCGGTCATGAAGGCCGGCGGCGATGATTATTCGCCGGAGGCTCCAGTAGTTGACCTCGGTCCAGAGCAGACGGAGAGTTCGGGTTACCAGTTCAATCCGtacgatgatgatgatgatgttttcACGCCCCTGCAGATGATAGAGAACCTGCCGGCCGCCGGGGGGTCTTTCTTTCCCTCAAGTGTGTTCTATGAATCCCCTCAAGTTGATGTGGTTTGA